The Streptomyces seoulensis genome contains a region encoding:
- a CDS encoding helix-turn-helix domain-containing protein, giving the protein MPGGRLTHQERQQIALGLADSLPYAEIARRLDRPTSTVTREVMRNGGPTAYRADLAHRATERRAHRRKSPAAPGSESAPQPHGRDAEAMAEYEETFAAVLMASGLTKMSARVLTCLFTTDAGSLTASGLAQRLQVSPASVSKAIAFLESQSLVRRERDEGRRDRYVVDDELFYQATIASARANDKLVETARQGVAVLGPHTPAAARLENIARFLDFISESVTRAAEQAREVLHTRPGAPTPDTTRPTPDDE; this is encoded by the coding sequence ATGCCAGGAGGCAGGCTCACCCACCAGGAGCGCCAGCAGATCGCGCTGGGGCTGGCCGACAGCCTCCCCTACGCCGAGATCGCCCGCCGCCTCGACCGCCCGACCTCGACGGTCACGCGCGAGGTGATGCGCAACGGAGGCCCCACCGCCTACCGCGCCGACCTGGCCCATCGCGCCACCGAGCGCCGCGCCCACCGGCGCAAGTCTCCCGCCGCACCAGGCTCGGAGTCGGCCCCGCAGCCGCACGGACGTGACGCCGAGGCCATGGCGGAGTACGAGGAGACGTTCGCCGCCGTCCTCATGGCCTCGGGCCTGACCAAGATGTCGGCACGCGTGCTGACCTGCCTGTTCACCACCGACGCGGGCAGCCTCACCGCGTCCGGGCTCGCTCAGCGCCTCCAGGTCAGCCCGGCGTCCGTTTCCAAGGCCATCGCCTTCCTGGAGAGCCAGAGCCTCGTCCGCCGCGAGCGCGACGAAGGCCGCCGCGACCGCTACGTCGTCGACGACGAACTCTTCTACCAGGCGACGATCGCCAGCGCCCGGGCCAACGACAAGCTCGTCGAGACGGCACGCCAGGGCGTCGCGGTCCTCGGCCCCCACACCCCCGCCGCCGCCCGCCTCGAAAACATCGCCCGCTTCCTCGACTTCATCAGCGAAAGCGTCACCCGCGCCGCCGAACAGGCCCGCGAAGTCCTCCACACCAGACCCGGAGCACCCACGCCCGACACCACCCGGCCGACCCCGGACGACGAGTAG